A single region of the Gracilibacillus caseinilyticus genome encodes:
- a CDS encoding threonine synthase yields the protein MNQFICNSCGKTYDMTPTRWRCECDGVLNIVKDTPTIDVTAWNNYPNSIWRYVEAMPFAKGSKTWESVTMGEGQSALIVLDPAEPTTYVKVDYMMPTLSFKDRGAAVLMTKAKELGVSKVIADSSGNAGTAIAAYAARCHIACDIYLSDQTSPKKIAQIKAHGATIKEIRGTREDIAAAAQKAVNEEHVFYASHVYNPYFYEGTKTYAYEIYEQLKAAPDTVIVPVGNGTLLLGVYYGFKELVENGLITNIPKIVAIQAKNCAPLVHAYRTGKESAQPVTNSGTLAEGIAIAAPARSQQILEAVRHTNGTFMEIDEEEILSARAQLSAKGYYVEMTSAVNYAGHLKYMKAPGEKVIIPLCGAGIKSV from the coding sequence ATGAATCAATTTATTTGTAACAGTTGTGGCAAAACATATGATATGACACCAACGAGATGGAGATGTGAATGTGACGGGGTATTGAATATAGTAAAAGATACACCAACAATCGATGTTACAGCATGGAATAACTATCCAAACTCCATATGGCGTTATGTGGAGGCGATGCCTTTTGCTAAAGGTTCTAAAACATGGGAATCGGTGACAATGGGAGAAGGTCAATCCGCTCTGATCGTGCTGGATCCTGCCGAGCCAACTACGTATGTAAAAGTGGATTATATGATGCCGACGTTATCCTTTAAAGACCGGGGAGCCGCTGTTTTAATGACAAAGGCAAAAGAATTAGGCGTATCGAAAGTGATTGCGGATAGCAGTGGTAATGCAGGAACCGCGATTGCGGCTTATGCAGCACGTTGTCATATTGCCTGTGATATCTATTTAAGTGATCAAACGTCACCAAAAAAGATTGCACAAATAAAAGCACATGGCGCAACGATAAAAGAGATTCGAGGAACACGAGAGGACATTGCAGCTGCAGCACAAAAAGCAGTGAACGAGGAACACGTTTTTTACGCAAGTCATGTGTACAATCCTTATTTTTATGAAGGAACGAAAACATATGCCTATGAAATATATGAACAATTAAAGGCTGCGCCAGATACTGTCATTGTGCCAGTTGGCAATGGGACGCTTCTTCTGGGTGTGTATTATGGCTTTAAAGAATTAGTTGAAAATGGATTAATTACTAACATTCCGAAAATCGTTGCCATTCAAGCCAAGAACTGTGCGCCTCTTGTGCATGCTTACCGAACCGGGAAGGAATCGGCACAGCCTGTTACGAATAGCGGTACTTTAGCAGAAGGAATAGCGATTGCGGCACCAGCACGTTCGCAACAAATTTTAGAAGCCGTCCGCCATACCAATGGTACGTTTATGGAGATTGACGAAGAAGAGATTCTCAGCGCGCGTGCTCAACTTAGCGCGAAAGGCTATTATGTGGAAATGACCTCAGCTGTAAACTATGCTGGCCACTTGAAGTATATGAAAGCACCTGGGGAAAAGGTTATTATACCGTTGTGTGGAGCGGGGATTAAGTCAGTGTGA